Genomic DNA from Filimonas effusa:
GATACCTGAAGAAGCGTTCGAGCTGGAAAGTAATTGCACAATAATAGCCTCAGGATTGAATGCATTATCATTGGCATAAGTCATCTGCCCCCACTCTTTTGCAGTAGATCCATATAAGCCATAACCCGCAGTTTTAGCAGCAGTTTCCGCTGCAAGACCAGCAGCAAGTGCTTTCTGCCAGCGACTGTTACCTGCATTATCCCAGTCAGGATTAAACAAAGGACTTGCAAAAGTCAATAATACACGACTTTTTAAAGCAAGCGCTGCTACGCTTGAAAGGCGGCCCCAGCTATTGGCATTGGCTACTTGGTCCCATCTTGCTGGTAACAGGTTGGCTGCAGTATCAAGATCAGCCACTATCTGGTTAACAACTTCCTCAGGAGTAGCACGGGGAAGCTTAATGCTTTCATCGTAAGCATCAGCGTTCTGAACTGTAGTAACAATTGGCACACCACCGTATACACGCATCAGATCAAAATACTGCATGGCACGCATCACTAAAGCCTGGCCACGGGTAGTATTCCTAAAGCTCTGTGAAAGCGATTGGGCACCAACAGTGTTAATTTTATCAATGAGAAAATTCAGGTTGCGGATACGTGAATAAGAGTTGTTGGTAATACCAGTTGATGGTGGAGCGCCATAATAGTCGCTTGCATCAGACGCATTGATCAGCGTCTTTTGTGGGTTGATCCAATCTCCAATACCACCAATCTCCTCTGTCATTCCAGACCTGTCACCATTGTAGACCCCAACAAGAGTTTGGGTGGGAGATTTATAGGCATAAAAGAAATCGTAGTACATCCGGTCCAAATACCAACCGGTTTGAGTTTCATTTGTAAATATAGTTTCACCATATTTATCATAGCTCTTCATATCCTCCATGAATTTCTTGCTACAACCAGTAGCTACGAGAATAGCGAATGATAAAAAATAAAGTAATTTATGCTTGTTCATAACCTTTACAATTAATGATTAACAGCCAATTAGAATGACAGATTTACGCCCAGTGCCCAGGTTCTGAGTGTTGGGTATCCAAGTGTTGGAACATCGTACATATTCCTGTATTTATCAGGATAAGGGTTGTACAGGTCCCACAGATTCATTCCAGAAAGAAATACACGTGCATTATCAAGGCGCGCCTTTCTCACTAAATCCTTAGGCAAGGCATATCCAACACTGAGGCTGCGGATTACGCAACGGAAGGAAGATATTTGCCAGAAATCCGAATTAACCGAGTTTTGATCATAATAAGCCAGGTTAGGATATTTGCCGTTAGGATTATCAACCGGATCAAACATGTCATTCAGGTAAGACTCATGAGACCAGAACAAACTGGTTGAAGCAGTGTTCTGCTTAACATAATCGATGGAATTATATCCACCCCATGATGTGGCAATCTGAGCCTGAAAAGTCAATCCCTTCCAATCAAGGTTCAGGTTAGTGGTAATAGCTCTCGTTATATTCTTCTTAGCAAGTTTCACAAAATCCTGATCTTTAAGAATCTGGCCGTTCTTGCCCGCAATAGTCTTGTCAGTTGAATTCAGATTACCAGCCTGATCTTCATAAGCCAACATACCTGTTTTTAGGAAAGATTTTTGCGTATTTCCCATGTAAGCAGGACTAGTACCGGCAGCAGTAGCTAATTCAGTAAGATAGTTCCAGTAATTGTCGATATCAGCCTGAGTTCTTAACAATCCATCGCCAGTGCTTGTACCCTTCCAGGTCTGAAAGCCCCAGGCAGGATAAATTGTAGAAACACCTTCTTGTCTTTGATTGGTAGAAGGATAGTTATAGGCTATAGGGAAGTATTTAACCACCTTGTTATCGCCCCAGCTATAGTTCATTGAGATGCCATAATTCACATTACCAACCTTATCTTTCCAGTTAACGGTGATATCAGTACCCCAGGCATTTAAAGAAGCATAATTCTGTTCAGCAAAAGCACCACCAACAGAAACCGGTACACCAATCTGGCCTGCCATAGCAGTTAACATGTCCCTGATCTTATCATAGTAACCATCGATACTAACAGATAACCTGTTTTTCAGGAAAGCCGCATCAATACCAATGTTCTGCTTGATCGTACGATCCCATTTCACATCTCTGTTAGGAGTAACGGAAGGAGTAACACCTCCAACAAGCGCACCACCGTTAGTACCAAATCCTAATCCCTTGTCAGCCGCATATTCGTATAGCTGCATCCATTTCCAACGAGTCAGGTTATCGTTACCGGATTTACCAAGAGATGCACGTATCTTCAGATTATCCACCCAGCTCACACTATTCTTAAACCAGTCTTCACTGGAAATATTCCATCCGACAGACACACTTGGGAAGAAACCCCAGTAATTTTCAGGAGCAAACTTGGAAGAAGCGTCAGAACGGAACTGGAACTGAACCATGTACTTACTGCGATAGTTATAGCTTACGCGACCCAGGTACGACAAGTTACCACCCTCTGTACGGTTGGTTATCGTATTGCCTGTATTTAATGTACCCGCAGAAGAAGATGTTCCGTTATAACCATTCGCAATAGGGTTATCATATAATAACACCTTCTTACCATAATTCTGTATACCTTTTTCAATTGAACCTACTGCCGATACGTTATGAAATCCGAAAGTACGGTCATAGTTCACATAAAAGTTTGTTTGCTGAATTTTACCGGTAACATCGGTATAACTAACCCTTGAACCATTTTTGTTTTCAGCAACATTCCAGGTAGTTTGATCTCCATACAAATGTCGATCGGTTTGGTTTGTATTAGTTCCAATAGCTAAGGTAATAGGCATAGATACCTGCTCTGTATTTTCTGTAGAGTAAGTAATAGCATATGTACCTTTAATAGATAAACCTTTTACATAAGGAATATCATATTGTAAACCAAAATTGGTGTTGTATGAGAATGTTTTAGTGTTGGTATTAGAACCATTTTTCAATTGGCCAAAATAGTTCCAGCCAGCCATGTTGTTCTGTCCGGCAGGAGAAGATAATACTCTGTAGGGGCCTAATGCAGGTGAAATATAACGGTCTGTACCATTCACATTAAACTGCCATGGAATATATTTAGGCATGTGATTAAGAACGTTATAATCGGCTTGCTCGCCACCAGCCTGTGTATAAGGATCACCGCTCATGCTCAGTTTGGTAAATGATTTCAGTAAATCATTATTGTTTGCAGAAATGGTAGCAGTCAGTTTCAGGTTATTCATAACCTTTACTTCAGTACCTGTACGGAATGTCCAACGATTGTAATCCTGATCACCAAGGTTTGCTCCTTGTGTTAAATACGTAATACCTGCAAAATAAGTACCTCTGTCACTACCACCGTTTACGTTCAGTGAATGCTGAGCGTTGGTAGAAGCACGCCAGGCTTCTTTCAGCCAGTCATAATTTAATGACTTCATACTCTCCAGCTCGGCTGCACTAAACATATTGCTCTCAGCCCAACCGGATGCACGTCCAAAACGGTTTGCAAAGATACCGTGTTCGTATGCACTCATGGTTTTAATATGGCTAACAGCATCGGAACGCTGAAATTTACCGGAATAACTGATTTTGGCAGGTCCGTTCTTACCTTTTTTGGTCTTTACCAGAATCGCACCCTGAGATGCACGGGAACCATAAATAGCAGCGCTACCATCACGTAATACGGTAATGCTTTCTACTTCTGAAGGATCCAGTAGGTTGAACTGATCCATACTAGGTAAACCTGTATTAGGATCAAGCTGGATCACATCATCTATAATAACCAGTGGTAAAGAAGATCCACCATCTTTACCAAAAGCAAATTGCTGACGAATGCTGATGGTTGGGTTAGTACCAGGACGGGTACTGCCACCGGAAACGTTCAATCCGGGAGCTTGTCCACGTAATGCCTCACCAACAGTGGCTACCGGCATATCTTCCAGTTTCTTAACGTCAAGAGAAACCACAGAACCTGTAACGTTCTTGGCTTTTTGTGTACCGTAACCAACGACGATAACTTCTTCCAGGTTCGATTCTACAACGGCAGCCATCTGAACATCTACAGTAGATCTTCCTGCTACGCTGATCTCCTGTTTTCCCATACCAACGAAAGAAAACACAAGAGTACCATTTGATGGTACATTAAGACTGTAAGAGCCATTGGATCCTGTCTTTGTGGCTGTCTGAGATCCTTTGATCTGAACTGTAACATCGGATAAAGGTTCGCCTTTATCATTGGTTACCTTTCCGACAACCAATTTCCTGACGGAAGAGGCTGTTGCTGAAGAGGACTGCTTGGTTGAATCCTGCGCTTGTAATGCTATGGGGGCAGCTGTGGTTAAAAAGACACCCATGACAAGCAATATCTGTTTCATAAGCATGTATTTAGGCAATCGATTAAATTGTGATGTAAAATTATTAGGGCTGTACATGGTAAACAATGTCAAATTTTGTTATAC
This window encodes:
- a CDS encoding SusC/RagA family TonB-linked outer membrane protein — encoded protein: MKQILLVMGVFLTTAAPIALQAQDSTKQSSSATASSVRKLVVGKVTNDKGEPLSDVTVQIKGSQTATKTGSNGSYSLNVPSNGTLVFSFVGMGKQEISVAGRSTVDVQMAAVVESNLEEVIVVGYGTQKAKNVTGSVVSLDVKKLEDMPVATVGEALRGQAPGLNVSGGSTRPGTNPTISIRQQFAFGKDGGSSLPLVIIDDVIQLDPNTGLPSMDQFNLLDPSEVESITVLRDGSAAIYGSRASQGAILVKTKKGKNGPAKISYSGKFQRSDAVSHIKTMSAYEHGIFANRFGRASGWAESNMFSAAELESMKSLNYDWLKEAWRASTNAQHSLNVNGGSDRGTYFAGITYLTQGANLGDQDYNRWTFRTGTEVKVMNNLKLTATISANNNDLLKSFTKLSMSGDPYTQAGGEQADYNVLNHMPKYIPWQFNVNGTDRYISPALGPYRVLSSPAGQNNMAGWNYFGQLKNGSNTNTKTFSYNTNFGLQYDIPYVKGLSIKGTYAITYSTENTEQVSMPITLAIGTNTNQTDRHLYGDQTTWNVAENKNGSRVSYTDVTGKIQQTNFYVNYDRTFGFHNVSAVGSIEKGIQNYGKKVLLYDNPIANGYNGTSSSAGTLNTGNTITNRTEGGNLSYLGRVSYNYRSKYMVQFQFRSDASSKFAPENYWGFFPSVSVGWNISSEDWFKNSVSWVDNLKIRASLGKSGNDNLTRWKWMQLYEYAADKGLGFGTNGGALVGGVTPSVTPNRDVKWDRTIKQNIGIDAAFLKNRLSVSIDGYYDKIRDMLTAMAGQIGVPVSVGGAFAEQNYASLNAWGTDITVNWKDKVGNVNYGISMNYSWGDNKVVKYFPIAYNYPSTNQRQEGVSTIYPAWGFQTWKGTSTGDGLLRTQADIDNYWNYLTELATAAGTSPAYMGNTQKSFLKTGMLAYEDQAGNLNSTDKTIAGKNGQILKDQDFVKLAKKNITRAITTNLNLDWKGLTFQAQIATSWGGYNSIDYVKQNTASTSLFWSHESYLNDMFDPVDNPNGKYPNLAYYDQNSVNSDFWQISSFRCVIRSLSVGYALPKDLVRKARLDNARVFLSGMNLWDLYNPYPDKYRNMYDVPTLGYPTLRTWALGVNLSF